One window of Cucurbita pepo subsp. pepo cultivar mu-cu-16 chromosome LG19, ASM280686v2, whole genome shotgun sequence genomic DNA carries:
- the LOC111781634 gene encoding N-acetylglucosaminyl-phosphatidylinositol biosynthetic protein gpi1 isoform X3, which translates to MIHCLNSKATSRIDVLNGEKGFCCQHECWMNRDGNVTGSCSRSTAQCHYLGGLSEQCRRVYSRSSNLVFLVFDSDKKHGKSELFWIPKLDYLCWNGQKVSNCDVHVIFYDPPVYNHHYFSLQPSNSYEQENSSFKKPKWVDELQQKESSFDLDTVILAINCAAAAKRPLERHLHAKSSLQFSIVDRCYSFMWSLLAVSIASLSTLFYMTFQFSYKLHSLGLQLWTSDVVSKIFMTSYNNAHIRCCQILYWPIILQERGVGFLSNVEYEEKVALQRHSMWSSIAADIFLGNVVGVALLCYADSTCSLIVNLARDVTNNILRTGCVWLMGVPAGFKLNIELTGVLGIVSLNAIQIWSTVWFFFSFIFIYVVKALAISGILFGGTLPAAFTSDLISVASCHVSTLHWFFSLIYSSQIQALAALWRLFRGQKQNPLRKRIDSYDYIVKQHVVGSLIFTPLLLLLPTTSVFYVFFTILNSSISFIKLLIEVIISAIHATPYAKIYLWLVKRKRFPSGIWFEIISCHINSTGCPDKNFSENVDLPTKILERSEEVVVGRSSVLVSCLHSNLMGIGELVLPHYTNIFSGFSQSVLASTFHGVLTGTRTTSTLKAGLPSPLPWMCIPYRKYWHLCHDSILTCRQTPPCTS; encoded by the exons ATGATTCACTGTCTCAACTCCAAGGCGACCTCGAG AATTGATGTATTGAATGGAGAAAAAGGTTTTTGTTGTCAACATGAATGCTGGATGAATAGAGACGGTAATGTCACAGGCAGCTGTAGTAGATCCACCGCTCAATGCCATTATTTAGGTGGGTTGTCAGAGCAATGTAGGCGAGTCTATAGTAGGAGCAGTAATTTGGTGTTCTTGGTATTTGATTCTGATAAGAAGCATGGAAAGTCAGAACTATTTTGGATTCCTAAATTGGACTACCTTTGTTGGAATGGGCAGAAAGTGTCTAATTGTGATGTCCAC GTCATATTCTATGATCCTCCTGTATATAACCACCATTATTTCTCTTTGCAACCTTCCAATTCATACGAGCAAGAAAATTCATCTTTCAAGAAACCAAAATGGGTTGATGAACTTCAGCAAAAGGAATCAAGTTTTGACTTG GATACAGTCATTTTGGCTATCAATTGTGCGGCAGCTGCTAAAAGACCACTTGAAAGACACTTGCATGCTAAAAGCTCTCTTCAGTTTTCTATCGTTGACAG GTGTTATTCATTCATGTGGAGTCTTCTGGCTGTGTCTATTGCTTCACTTTCTACTCTCTTCTACATGACTTTTCAGTTTTCTTATAAACTTCATAGTCTTGGACTACAATTATGGACATCTGATGTAGTCTCAAAAATTTTCATGACCTCATACAATAATGCCCATATTCGGTGTTGTCAAATTTTGTATTGGCCAATTATACTTCAAGAGCGTGGCGTGGG GTTCCTATCAAATGTTGAATATGAGGAGAAAGTTGCTTTACAGAGGCATTCAATGTGGTCAAGCATAGCTGCTGATATTTTCCTGGGAAATGTGGTTGGTGTGGCATTGTTATGTTATGCAGATTCTACTTGTTCATTGATTGTTAACCTTGCTAGGGATGTCACAAATAACATATTGCGTACGGGTTGTGTGTGGTTGATGGGAGTCCCTGCAGGTTTCAAGTTAAACATAGAATTGACTGGAGTTCTTGGCATTGTATCTCTCAATGCAATCCAAATTTGGTCTACggtttggttcttttttagttttatatttatttatgttgttAAAGCGCTTGCTATATCGGGGATTCTTTTTGGAGGGACATTGCCTGCTGCATTTACCTCAGATCTGATCTCAGTTGCAAGTTGCCATGTGTCGACTCTTCATTGGTTTTTCTCCCTCATATATTCATCACAGATTCAAGCATTAGCAGCTTTATGGCGCCTTTTTAG GGGTCAAAAACAGAATCCTCTTCGGAAGAGAATAGATAGTTATGACTACATTGTGAAGCAACATGTTGTTGGATCGCTAATTTTTACACCACTATTACTTCTTTTACCCACGACTTCCGTCTTCTATGTCTTCTTTACCATTCTGAATTCATCTATCAGCTTCATCAAATTGCTAATTGAAGTTATAATTTCCGCTATTCATGCTACACCCTATGCCAAAATTTACCTTTGGTTGGTGAAGCGGAAAAGATTTCCATCTGGGATATGGTTTGAAATCATTTCTTGTCACATTAATTCCACGGGTTGTCCAGACAAAAACTTCTCTGAAAACGTCGATTTACCAACTAAGATCTTGGAGCGGAGCGAGGAGGTGGTTGTGGGAAGATCTTCAGTTTTGGTTTCATGCCTTCACAGCAACTTAATGGGCATAG GAGAGCTGGTCCTGCCTCACTACACAAATATTTTCT
- the LOC111781634 gene encoding N-acetylglucosaminyl-phosphatidylinositol biosynthetic protein gpi1 isoform X1, whose translation MKGKFRLWWPKQHSPCELSSFCLLFGWFVPSSDSLDVVVAFTCSDDSLSQLQGDLEEVICNTNRTMPAILRDKSVFSLLGQSAPKCCNGISSTDRIDVLNGEKGFCCQHECWMNRDGNVTGSCSRSTAQCHYLGGLSEQCRRVYSRSSNLVFLVFDSDKKHGKSELFWIPKLDYLCWNGQKVSNCDVHVIFYDPPVYNHHYFSLQPSNSYEQENSSFKKPKWVDELQQKESSFDLDTVILAINCAAAAKRPLERHLHAKSSLQFSIVDRCYSFMWSLLAVSIASLSTLFYMTFQFSYKLHSLGLQLWTSDVVSKIFMTSYNNAHIRCCQILYWPIILQERGVGFLSNVEYEEKVALQRHSMWSSIAADIFLGNVVGVALLCYADSTCSLIVNLARDVTNNILRTGCVWLMGVPAGFKLNIELTGVLGIVSLNAIQIWSTVWFFFSFIFIYVVKALAISGILFGGTLPAAFTSDLISVASCHVSTLHWFFSLIYSSQIQALAALWRLFRGQKQNPLRKRIDSYDYIVKQHVVGSLIFTPLLLLLPTTSVFYVFFTILNSSISFIKLLIEVIISAIHATPYAKIYLWLVKRKRFPSGIWFEIISCHINSTGCPDKNFSENVDLPTKILERSEEVVVGRSSVLVSCLHSNLMGIGELVLPHYTNIFSGFSQSVLASTFHGVLTGTRTTSTLKAGLPSPLPWMCIPYRKYWHLCHDSILTCRQTPPCTS comes from the exons ATGAAGGGGAAGTTTAGACTATGGTGGCCCAAGCAGCATTCACCATGTGAACTGTCGTCTTTTTGTCTGTTGTTTGGTTGGTTTGTACCTTCTTCGGATTCCCTTGACGTTGTAGTGGCATTCACTTGTAGTGATGATTCACTGTCTCAACTCCAAGGCGACCTCGAG GAAGTCATCTGTAATACAAACAGGACCATGCCTGCAATTTTGCGTGATAAGTCAGTGTTTTCTCTACTTGGTCAGTCTGCTCCAAAATGTTGTAATGGAATTTCTTCAACTGACAGAATTGATGTATTGAATGGAGAAAAAGGTTTTTGTTGTCAACATGAATGCTGGATGAATAGAGACGGTAATGTCACAGGCAGCTGTAGTAGATCCACCGCTCAATGCCATTATTTAGGTGGGTTGTCAGAGCAATGTAGGCGAGTCTATAGTAGGAGCAGTAATTTGGTGTTCTTGGTATTTGATTCTGATAAGAAGCATGGAAAGTCAGAACTATTTTGGATTCCTAAATTGGACTACCTTTGTTGGAATGGGCAGAAAGTGTCTAATTGTGATGTCCAC GTCATATTCTATGATCCTCCTGTATATAACCACCATTATTTCTCTTTGCAACCTTCCAATTCATACGAGCAAGAAAATTCATCTTTCAAGAAACCAAAATGGGTTGATGAACTTCAGCAAAAGGAATCAAGTTTTGACTTG GATACAGTCATTTTGGCTATCAATTGTGCGGCAGCTGCTAAAAGACCACTTGAAAGACACTTGCATGCTAAAAGCTCTCTTCAGTTTTCTATCGTTGACAG GTGTTATTCATTCATGTGGAGTCTTCTGGCTGTGTCTATTGCTTCACTTTCTACTCTCTTCTACATGACTTTTCAGTTTTCTTATAAACTTCATAGTCTTGGACTACAATTATGGACATCTGATGTAGTCTCAAAAATTTTCATGACCTCATACAATAATGCCCATATTCGGTGTTGTCAAATTTTGTATTGGCCAATTATACTTCAAGAGCGTGGCGTGGG GTTCCTATCAAATGTTGAATATGAGGAGAAAGTTGCTTTACAGAGGCATTCAATGTGGTCAAGCATAGCTGCTGATATTTTCCTGGGAAATGTGGTTGGTGTGGCATTGTTATGTTATGCAGATTCTACTTGTTCATTGATTGTTAACCTTGCTAGGGATGTCACAAATAACATATTGCGTACGGGTTGTGTGTGGTTGATGGGAGTCCCTGCAGGTTTCAAGTTAAACATAGAATTGACTGGAGTTCTTGGCATTGTATCTCTCAATGCAATCCAAATTTGGTCTACggtttggttcttttttagttttatatttatttatgttgttAAAGCGCTTGCTATATCGGGGATTCTTTTTGGAGGGACATTGCCTGCTGCATTTACCTCAGATCTGATCTCAGTTGCAAGTTGCCATGTGTCGACTCTTCATTGGTTTTTCTCCCTCATATATTCATCACAGATTCAAGCATTAGCAGCTTTATGGCGCCTTTTTAG GGGTCAAAAACAGAATCCTCTTCGGAAGAGAATAGATAGTTATGACTACATTGTGAAGCAACATGTTGTTGGATCGCTAATTTTTACACCACTATTACTTCTTTTACCCACGACTTCCGTCTTCTATGTCTTCTTTACCATTCTGAATTCATCTATCAGCTTCATCAAATTGCTAATTGAAGTTATAATTTCCGCTATTCATGCTACACCCTATGCCAAAATTTACCTTTGGTTGGTGAAGCGGAAAAGATTTCCATCTGGGATATGGTTTGAAATCATTTCTTGTCACATTAATTCCACGGGTTGTCCAGACAAAAACTTCTCTGAAAACGTCGATTTACCAACTAAGATCTTGGAGCGGAGCGAGGAGGTGGTTGTGGGAAGATCTTCAGTTTTGGTTTCATGCCTTCACAGCAACTTAATGGGCATAG GAGAGCTGGTCCTGCCTCACTACACAAATATTTTCT
- the LOC111781634 gene encoding N-acetylglucosaminyl-phosphatidylinositol biosynthetic protein gpi1 isoform X2, giving the protein MKGKFRLWWPKQHSPCELSSFCLLFGWFVPSSDSLDVVVAFTCSDDSLSQLQGDLEEVICNTNRTMPAILRDKSVFSLLGQSAPKCCNGISSTDRIDVLNGEKGFCCQHECWMNRDGNVTGSCSRSTAQCHYLGGLSEQCRRVYSRSSNLVFLVFDSDKKHGKSELFWIPKLDYLCWNGQKVSNCDVHVIFYDPPVYNHHYFSLQPSNSYEQENSSFKKPKWVDELQQKESSFDLDTVILAINCAAAAKRPLERHLHAKSSLQFSIVDRCYSFMWSLLAVSIASLSTLFYMTFQFSYKLHSLGLQLWTSDVVSKIFMTSYNNAHIRCCQILYWPIILQERGVGFLSNVEYEEKVALQRHSMWSSIAADIFLGNVVGVALLCYADSTCSLIVNLARDVTNNILRTGCVWLMGVPAGFKLNIELTGVLGIVSLNAIQIWSTVWFFFSFIFIYVVKALAISGILFGGTLPAAFTSDLISVASCHVSTLHWFFSLIYSSQIQALAALWRLFRGQKQNPLRKRIDSYDYIVKQHVVGSLIFTPLLLLLPTTSVFYVFFTILNSSISFIKLLIEVIISAIHATPYAKIYLWLVKRKRFPSGIWFEIISCHINSTGCPDKNFSENVDLPTKILERSEEVVVGRSSVLVSCLHSNLMGIAFSLSTTIRTSSCHIKLWQRATLKQ; this is encoded by the exons ATGAAGGGGAAGTTTAGACTATGGTGGCCCAAGCAGCATTCACCATGTGAACTGTCGTCTTTTTGTCTGTTGTTTGGTTGGTTTGTACCTTCTTCGGATTCCCTTGACGTTGTAGTGGCATTCACTTGTAGTGATGATTCACTGTCTCAACTCCAAGGCGACCTCGAG GAAGTCATCTGTAATACAAACAGGACCATGCCTGCAATTTTGCGTGATAAGTCAGTGTTTTCTCTACTTGGTCAGTCTGCTCCAAAATGTTGTAATGGAATTTCTTCAACTGACAGAATTGATGTATTGAATGGAGAAAAAGGTTTTTGTTGTCAACATGAATGCTGGATGAATAGAGACGGTAATGTCACAGGCAGCTGTAGTAGATCCACCGCTCAATGCCATTATTTAGGTGGGTTGTCAGAGCAATGTAGGCGAGTCTATAGTAGGAGCAGTAATTTGGTGTTCTTGGTATTTGATTCTGATAAGAAGCATGGAAAGTCAGAACTATTTTGGATTCCTAAATTGGACTACCTTTGTTGGAATGGGCAGAAAGTGTCTAATTGTGATGTCCAC GTCATATTCTATGATCCTCCTGTATATAACCACCATTATTTCTCTTTGCAACCTTCCAATTCATACGAGCAAGAAAATTCATCTTTCAAGAAACCAAAATGGGTTGATGAACTTCAGCAAAAGGAATCAAGTTTTGACTTG GATACAGTCATTTTGGCTATCAATTGTGCGGCAGCTGCTAAAAGACCACTTGAAAGACACTTGCATGCTAAAAGCTCTCTTCAGTTTTCTATCGTTGACAG GTGTTATTCATTCATGTGGAGTCTTCTGGCTGTGTCTATTGCTTCACTTTCTACTCTCTTCTACATGACTTTTCAGTTTTCTTATAAACTTCATAGTCTTGGACTACAATTATGGACATCTGATGTAGTCTCAAAAATTTTCATGACCTCATACAATAATGCCCATATTCGGTGTTGTCAAATTTTGTATTGGCCAATTATACTTCAAGAGCGTGGCGTGGG GTTCCTATCAAATGTTGAATATGAGGAGAAAGTTGCTTTACAGAGGCATTCAATGTGGTCAAGCATAGCTGCTGATATTTTCCTGGGAAATGTGGTTGGTGTGGCATTGTTATGTTATGCAGATTCTACTTGTTCATTGATTGTTAACCTTGCTAGGGATGTCACAAATAACATATTGCGTACGGGTTGTGTGTGGTTGATGGGAGTCCCTGCAGGTTTCAAGTTAAACATAGAATTGACTGGAGTTCTTGGCATTGTATCTCTCAATGCAATCCAAATTTGGTCTACggtttggttcttttttagttttatatttatttatgttgttAAAGCGCTTGCTATATCGGGGATTCTTTTTGGAGGGACATTGCCTGCTGCATTTACCTCAGATCTGATCTCAGTTGCAAGTTGCCATGTGTCGACTCTTCATTGGTTTTTCTCCCTCATATATTCATCACAGATTCAAGCATTAGCAGCTTTATGGCGCCTTTTTAG GGGTCAAAAACAGAATCCTCTTCGGAAGAGAATAGATAGTTATGACTACATTGTGAAGCAACATGTTGTTGGATCGCTAATTTTTACACCACTATTACTTCTTTTACCCACGACTTCCGTCTTCTATGTCTTCTTTACCATTCTGAATTCATCTATCAGCTTCATCAAATTGCTAATTGAAGTTATAATTTCCGCTATTCATGCTACACCCTATGCCAAAATTTACCTTTGGTTGGTGAAGCGGAAAAGATTTCCATCTGGGATATGGTTTGAAATCATTTCTTGTCACATTAATTCCACGGGTTGTCCAGACAAAAACTTCTCTGAAAACGTCGATTTACCAACTAAGATCTTGGAGCGGAGCGAGGAGGTGGTTGTGGGAAGATCTTCAGTTTTGGTTTCATGCCTTCACAGCAACTTAATGGGCATAG CCTTTAGCCTGTCAACAACTATCAGAACAAGTAGTTGCCACATCAAGTTATGGCAAAGGGCTACTTTGAAACAATAA
- the LOC111782259 gene encoding protein EARLY RESPONSIVE TO DEHYDRATION 15-like, with the protein MSLASEERSKLNPNAPLFIPAAYQVEDFSPQWWQLVTTSTWYHDYWLSQHQEESDFSLDGEDDYDIAEFLPQALDLEGNEDLRTMEAEFEEFIQASLNEGTQ; encoded by the coding sequence ATGTCTCTAGCATCCGAAGAAAGATCAAAGCTAAACCCGAACGCTCCGCTTTTCATCCCGGCCGCCTACCAGGTGGAGGATTTCTCCCCGCAATGGTGGCAACTGGTCACAACCTCGACATGGTACCACGACTACTGGCTGAGCCAACACCAAGAAGAGAGCGACTTCTCCTTGGATGGCGAAGACGATTATGACATTGCTGAATTTCTGCCACAGGCCTTAGATCTTGAAGGCAACGAAGACCTCCGCACCATGGAAGCTGAATTCGAGGAGTTTATTCAAGCTTCTCTCAATGAAGGGACCCAATAA
- the LOC111781947 gene encoding probable F-box protein At5g04010, with amino-acid sequence MAQSLQPPPSPPPWEVLLLVAERLDPRTLATASCVCKSWSISMASNNLWEPIFSAKFPSLTNLAASSATTSPPVSFRRLFGLGHTAAARRRPAPSKPILCLSDLVFVISVSSTDKADRCIVGAGAKKEEKDVPEPMFTVVKHGGELAVDRNGLFKFDINVSNSDEVVVIGAGEEVGVVWNVVLEGWRAVFTMIECGGRVGMAPRADGWFSEELPAAGCCPKEVSGGIVADLKLGVCKNGEGGKNDKVRIESVSVGMMSVLSWRYVSLDDGLMYLQHFLFNPYKN; translated from the exons ATGGCGCAATCTCTTCAACCTCCTCCATCCCCGCCGCCGTGGGAGGTGCTGCTTCTCGTCGCCGAACGCCTCGACCCCAGAACACTCGCCACCGCCTCCTGCGTCTGCAAATCCTGGTCCATTTCCATGGCCTCCAACAATCTCTGGGAGCCAATTTTTAGTGCCAAATTCCCTTCTCTCACTAACCTCGCCGCCTCCTCCGCCACCACGTCACCTCCCGTGTCCTTCCGCCGCCTCTTTGGCCTCGGCCACACCGCTGCAGCTCGTCGCCGCCCCGCTCCCTCAAAACCCATCCTCTGCCTATCCGACCTCGTCTTCGTCATCAGCGTCTCCAGCACCGACAAAGCTGACCGTTGTATTGTCGGTGCCGGAGccaagaaggaagaaaagg ATGTGCCCGAACCCATGTTCACCGTTGTGAAGCACGGCGGCGAGCTAGCGGTGGACCGAAACGGGCTGTTCAAATTCGACATAAATGTCAGCAACAGCGACGAGGTGGTGGTGATCGGAGCTGGAGAGGAGGTGGGGGTGGTGTGGAACGTGGTGCTGGAAGGATGGAGGGCGGTGTTCACAATGATTGAATGTGGAGGAAGAGTGGGAATGGCGCCGAGAGCGGACGGGTGGTTCTCGGAGGAGCTGCCGGCGGCGGGGTGCTGCCCGAAGGAGGTGAGCGGCGGCATAGTGGCGGATCTGAAACTGGGGGTGTGTAAAAATGGGGAGGGTGGAAAGAATGATAAGGTTAGGATTGAAAGCGTGAGTGTGGGAATGATGAGTGTATTGAGTTGGAGATATGTGAGTTTGGATGATGGGTTGATGTATTTGCAGCATTTTTTGTTCAATCCTTacaaaaattag